In Tursiops truncatus isolate mTurTru1 chromosome 9, mTurTru1.mat.Y, whole genome shotgun sequence, a single genomic region encodes these proteins:
- the LOC101326546 gene encoding GTPase IMAP family member 5-like isoform X5 yields MKRMEGLQRSRYGTMAEGEIEHKLFATSSSLRIILVGTTGSGKSATGNSVLCQPVFESRLAAQSVTRKCQGATGTWDGRSVLVVDTPPMFEARAQDQEAYENIGDCYLLSAPGPHVLLLVTQLGRFTEQDVVAVTRVKEVFGARALRHTVILFTHKEDLGDGSLHDYVANTDNVRLRALVRECGHRYCAFSNRASGDEQRKQLAELMAVVEGLERELQGAYLSNDLFFDAQRLQQGGGDPHGEGHVRYLAKVRSHIAKQKQDLKEAQRNGAFKALLRVKHWIVSHIGIFAVFVICFLSLLAILISLCSTREC; encoded by the exons ATG AAGAGAATGGAAGGGCTTCAGAGGAGCAGATACGGGACTATGGCTGAAG gtgaGATAGAACATAAGCTGTTTGCAACCTCGTCCTCATTGCGGATCATCCTGGTGGGCACAACAGGCAGTGGGAAGAGCGCCACCGGGAACAGCGTCCTCTGCCAGCCAGTGTTTGAGTCCAGGCTGGCGGCCCAGTCGGTGACCAGGAAGTGTCAGGGCGCAACGGGCACGTGGGATGGGAGGAGCGTCCTGGTGGTGGACACGCCCCCCATGTTTGAGGCAAGGGCCCAGGACCAAGAGGCGTACGAGAACATCGGGGACTGCTACCTGCTCTCGGCCCCGGGGCCTCACGTGCTGCTGCTGGTGACCCAGCTGGGGCGCTTCACAGAGCAGGACGTGGTGGCCGTGACCAGGGTGAAGGAGGTCTTTGGGGCGAGAGCCCTGAGACACACGGTCATCCTCTTCACCCACAAGGAGGACTTGGGGGACGGATCCTTGCATGACTACGTAGCAAACACAGACAACGTCAGGCTgagggccctggtccgggagtgCGGGCACAGGTACTGCGCCTTCAGCAACCGGGCCTCCGGGGACGAGCAGAGGAAGCAGCTGGCCGAGCTGATGGCCGTGGTcgaggggctggagagggagcTCCAGGGCGCCTACCTCAGCAACGACCTCTTCTTTGATGCACAGCGGCTCCAGCAGGGCGGGGGCGACCCCCATGGAGAAGGTCACGTGCGCTACCTGGCCAAGGTGCGGTCGCATATTGCAAAGCAAAAGCAAGACCTGAAAGAGGCCCAGAGAAACGGCGCCTTCAAGGCGCTCCTGCGAGTCAAACACTGGATCGTTTCTCACATCGGaatatttgctgtttttgttATATGCTTTTTGAGTTTGCTTGCCATTTTAATTAGCTTGTGTAGCACTCGCGAATGCTGA
- the LOC101326546 gene encoding GTPase IMAP family member 5-like isoform X6: protein MEGLQRSRYGTMAEGEIEHKLFATSSSLRIILVGTTGSGKSATGNSVLCQPVFESRLAAQSVTRKCQGATGTWDGRSVLVVDTPPMFEARAQDQEAYENIGDCYLLSAPGPHVLLLVTQLGRFTEQDVVAVTRVKEVFGARALRHTVILFTHKEDLGDGSLHDYVANTDNVRLRALVRECGHRYCAFSNRASGDEQRKQLAELMAVVEGLERELQGAYLSNDLFFDAQRLQQGGGDPHGEGHVRYLAKVRSHIAKQKQDLKEAQRNGAFKALLRVKHWIVSHIGIFAVFVICFLSLLAILISLCSTREC, encoded by the exons ATGGAAGGGCTTCAGAGGAGCAGATACGGGACTATGGCTGAAG gtgaGATAGAACATAAGCTGTTTGCAACCTCGTCCTCATTGCGGATCATCCTGGTGGGCACAACAGGCAGTGGGAAGAGCGCCACCGGGAACAGCGTCCTCTGCCAGCCAGTGTTTGAGTCCAGGCTGGCGGCCCAGTCGGTGACCAGGAAGTGTCAGGGCGCAACGGGCACGTGGGATGGGAGGAGCGTCCTGGTGGTGGACACGCCCCCCATGTTTGAGGCAAGGGCCCAGGACCAAGAGGCGTACGAGAACATCGGGGACTGCTACCTGCTCTCGGCCCCGGGGCCTCACGTGCTGCTGCTGGTGACCCAGCTGGGGCGCTTCACAGAGCAGGACGTGGTGGCCGTGACCAGGGTGAAGGAGGTCTTTGGGGCGAGAGCCCTGAGACACACGGTCATCCTCTTCACCCACAAGGAGGACTTGGGGGACGGATCCTTGCATGACTACGTAGCAAACACAGACAACGTCAGGCTgagggccctggtccgggagtgCGGGCACAGGTACTGCGCCTTCAGCAACCGGGCCTCCGGGGACGAGCAGAGGAAGCAGCTGGCCGAGCTGATGGCCGTGGTcgaggggctggagagggagcTCCAGGGCGCCTACCTCAGCAACGACCTCTTCTTTGATGCACAGCGGCTCCAGCAGGGCGGGGGCGACCCCCATGGAGAAGGTCACGTGCGCTACCTGGCCAAGGTGCGGTCGCATATTGCAAAGCAAAAGCAAGACCTGAAAGAGGCCCAGAGAAACGGCGCCTTCAAGGCGCTCCTGCGAGTCAAACACTGGATCGTTTCTCACATCGGaatatttgctgtttttgttATATGCTTTTTGAGTTTGCTTGCCATTTTAATTAGCTTGTGTAGCACTCGCGAATGCTGA
- the LOC101326546 gene encoding GTPase IMAP family member 5-like isoform X1, with the protein MLLTRGQDSVWENVKRMEGLQRSRYGTMAEGEIEHKLFATSSSLRIILVGTTGSGKSATGNSVLCQPVFESRLAAQSVTRKCQGATGTWDGRSVLVVDTPPMFEARAQDQEAYENIGDCYLLSAPGPHVLLLVTQLGRFTEQDVVAVTRVKEVFGARALRHTVILFTHKEDLGDGSLHDYVANTDNVRLRALVRECGHRYCAFSNRASGDEQRKQLAELMAVVEGLERELQGAYLSNDLFFDAQRLQQGGGDPHGEGHVRYLAKVRSHIAKQKQDLKEAQRNGAFKALLRVKHWIVSHIGIFAVFVICFLSLLAILISLCSTREC; encoded by the exons ATGTTATTGACCAGAGGCCAGGACAGCGTGTGGGAGAATGTG AAGAGAATGGAAGGGCTTCAGAGGAGCAGATACGGGACTATGGCTGAAG gtgaGATAGAACATAAGCTGTTTGCAACCTCGTCCTCATTGCGGATCATCCTGGTGGGCACAACAGGCAGTGGGAAGAGCGCCACCGGGAACAGCGTCCTCTGCCAGCCAGTGTTTGAGTCCAGGCTGGCGGCCCAGTCGGTGACCAGGAAGTGTCAGGGCGCAACGGGCACGTGGGATGGGAGGAGCGTCCTGGTGGTGGACACGCCCCCCATGTTTGAGGCAAGGGCCCAGGACCAAGAGGCGTACGAGAACATCGGGGACTGCTACCTGCTCTCGGCCCCGGGGCCTCACGTGCTGCTGCTGGTGACCCAGCTGGGGCGCTTCACAGAGCAGGACGTGGTGGCCGTGACCAGGGTGAAGGAGGTCTTTGGGGCGAGAGCCCTGAGACACACGGTCATCCTCTTCACCCACAAGGAGGACTTGGGGGACGGATCCTTGCATGACTACGTAGCAAACACAGACAACGTCAGGCTgagggccctggtccgggagtgCGGGCACAGGTACTGCGCCTTCAGCAACCGGGCCTCCGGGGACGAGCAGAGGAAGCAGCTGGCCGAGCTGATGGCCGTGGTcgaggggctggagagggagcTCCAGGGCGCCTACCTCAGCAACGACCTCTTCTTTGATGCACAGCGGCTCCAGCAGGGCGGGGGCGACCCCCATGGAGAAGGTCACGTGCGCTACCTGGCCAAGGTGCGGTCGCATATTGCAAAGCAAAAGCAAGACCTGAAAGAGGCCCAGAGAAACGGCGCCTTCAAGGCGCTCCTGCGAGTCAAACACTGGATCGTTTCTCACATCGGaatatttgctgtttttgttATATGCTTTTTGAGTTTGCTTGCCATTTTAATTAGCTTGTGTAGCACTCGCGAATGCTGA
- the LOC101326546 gene encoding GTPase IMAP family member 5-like isoform X3 has translation MWKRMEGLQRSRYGTMAEGEIEHKLFATSSSLRIILVGTTGSGKSATGNSVLCQPVFESRLAAQSVTRKCQGATGTWDGRSVLVVDTPPMFEARAQDQEAYENIGDCYLLSAPGPHVLLLVTQLGRFTEQDVVAVTRVKEVFGARALRHTVILFTHKEDLGDGSLHDYVANTDNVRLRALVRECGHRYCAFSNRASGDEQRKQLAELMAVVEGLERELQGAYLSNDLFFDAQRLQQGGGDPHGEGHVRYLAKVRSHIAKQKQDLKEAQRNGAFKALLRVKHWIVSHIGIFAVFVICFLSLLAILISLCSTREC, from the exons ATGTGG AAGAGAATGGAAGGGCTTCAGAGGAGCAGATACGGGACTATGGCTGAAG gtgaGATAGAACATAAGCTGTTTGCAACCTCGTCCTCATTGCGGATCATCCTGGTGGGCACAACAGGCAGTGGGAAGAGCGCCACCGGGAACAGCGTCCTCTGCCAGCCAGTGTTTGAGTCCAGGCTGGCGGCCCAGTCGGTGACCAGGAAGTGTCAGGGCGCAACGGGCACGTGGGATGGGAGGAGCGTCCTGGTGGTGGACACGCCCCCCATGTTTGAGGCAAGGGCCCAGGACCAAGAGGCGTACGAGAACATCGGGGACTGCTACCTGCTCTCGGCCCCGGGGCCTCACGTGCTGCTGCTGGTGACCCAGCTGGGGCGCTTCACAGAGCAGGACGTGGTGGCCGTGACCAGGGTGAAGGAGGTCTTTGGGGCGAGAGCCCTGAGACACACGGTCATCCTCTTCACCCACAAGGAGGACTTGGGGGACGGATCCTTGCATGACTACGTAGCAAACACAGACAACGTCAGGCTgagggccctggtccgggagtgCGGGCACAGGTACTGCGCCTTCAGCAACCGGGCCTCCGGGGACGAGCAGAGGAAGCAGCTGGCCGAGCTGATGGCCGTGGTcgaggggctggagagggagcTCCAGGGCGCCTACCTCAGCAACGACCTCTTCTTTGATGCACAGCGGCTCCAGCAGGGCGGGGGCGACCCCCATGGAGAAGGTCACGTGCGCTACCTGGCCAAGGTGCGGTCGCATATTGCAAAGCAAAAGCAAGACCTGAAAGAGGCCCAGAGAAACGGCGCCTTCAAGGCGCTCCTGCGAGTCAAACACTGGATCGTTTCTCACATCGGaatatttgctgtttttgttATATGCTTTTTGAGTTTGCTTGCCATTTTAATTAGCTTGTGTAGCACTCGCGAATGCTGA
- the LOC101326546 gene encoding GTPase IMAP family member 5-like isoform X2, translated as MKKMTMKRMEGLQRSRYGTMAEGEIEHKLFATSSSLRIILVGTTGSGKSATGNSVLCQPVFESRLAAQSVTRKCQGATGTWDGRSVLVVDTPPMFEARAQDQEAYENIGDCYLLSAPGPHVLLLVTQLGRFTEQDVVAVTRVKEVFGARALRHTVILFTHKEDLGDGSLHDYVANTDNVRLRALVRECGHRYCAFSNRASGDEQRKQLAELMAVVEGLERELQGAYLSNDLFFDAQRLQQGGGDPHGEGHVRYLAKVRSHIAKQKQDLKEAQRNGAFKALLRVKHWIVSHIGIFAVFVICFLSLLAILISLCSTREC; from the exons atgaagaaaatgactATG AAGAGAATGGAAGGGCTTCAGAGGAGCAGATACGGGACTATGGCTGAAG gtgaGATAGAACATAAGCTGTTTGCAACCTCGTCCTCATTGCGGATCATCCTGGTGGGCACAACAGGCAGTGGGAAGAGCGCCACCGGGAACAGCGTCCTCTGCCAGCCAGTGTTTGAGTCCAGGCTGGCGGCCCAGTCGGTGACCAGGAAGTGTCAGGGCGCAACGGGCACGTGGGATGGGAGGAGCGTCCTGGTGGTGGACACGCCCCCCATGTTTGAGGCAAGGGCCCAGGACCAAGAGGCGTACGAGAACATCGGGGACTGCTACCTGCTCTCGGCCCCGGGGCCTCACGTGCTGCTGCTGGTGACCCAGCTGGGGCGCTTCACAGAGCAGGACGTGGTGGCCGTGACCAGGGTGAAGGAGGTCTTTGGGGCGAGAGCCCTGAGACACACGGTCATCCTCTTCACCCACAAGGAGGACTTGGGGGACGGATCCTTGCATGACTACGTAGCAAACACAGACAACGTCAGGCTgagggccctggtccgggagtgCGGGCACAGGTACTGCGCCTTCAGCAACCGGGCCTCCGGGGACGAGCAGAGGAAGCAGCTGGCCGAGCTGATGGCCGTGGTcgaggggctggagagggagcTCCAGGGCGCCTACCTCAGCAACGACCTCTTCTTTGATGCACAGCGGCTCCAGCAGGGCGGGGGCGACCCCCATGGAGAAGGTCACGTGCGCTACCTGGCCAAGGTGCGGTCGCATATTGCAAAGCAAAAGCAAGACCTGAAAGAGGCCCAGAGAAACGGCGCCTTCAAGGCGCTCCTGCGAGTCAAACACTGGATCGTTTCTCACATCGGaatatttgctgtttttgttATATGCTTTTTGAGTTTGCTTGCCATTTTAATTAGCTTGTGTAGCACTCGCGAATGCTGA